A genomic segment from Bradysia coprophila strain Holo2 chromosome III, BU_Bcop_v1, whole genome shotgun sequence encodes:
- the LOC119074314 gene encoding uncharacterized protein LOC119074314: MEYYQEIKWHEHAKHLKNTQKNIYLTSAYSDVIICAGEKRARAHRLVLSLCSDLLYTIFKEYPINETATVILPCDLNSQVVDSLISFMYTGEVFIENDLLGEFLHACKLLKLKGSIQINDHDSTMEYSMEDDTIPLQSDKLDTYDSQIIMQEEYIVENQNDDGVENADESFIESLITVAPTTVPDDEQSNAIEYQSGDDIDDTGCTEEKYEIDNESCGEFEEFDEMEQFDVALTTDNSGIPDQNENDWKKKPVRYSEAALLEAFNDLANGATIMDTSVKYNIPRSTLYCKIRSNTKYSYLYRSIRESAIKEATNAVVYSKLSLQQAATQFGIAKTVLWRKLRQSSEYKPEDRSHACREQAIKAIEEGEKLLNVSKKYNIPISTLHRDKIKLLEQGKLPKHCTVVKREVGPEFKKRIEAALESCRNGMTQKMASQLHNVPKTTIWRYMNSKTGKN; encoded by the exons atgGAATACTATCAAGAAATTAAATGGCACGAACATGCTAAACACCTAAAAAATAcgcagaaaaatatttacctcACTTCTG CTTACTCGGACGTGATAATTTGTGCAGGCGAAAAACGGGCAAGAGCTCACCGGCTGGTTTTAAGTCTATGCAGCGACTTGCTGTACACTATATTCAAGGAGTATCCGATAAACGAGACAGCTACTGTCATCCTACCTTGTGATCTGAACAGTCAGGTCGTAGATAGCTTGATATCTTTCATGTATACCGGAGAAGTGTTCATTGAAAATGATCTGCTGGGTGAGTTTCTGCACGCCTGTAAGCTGCTCAAACTTAAAGGATCAATACAGATAAACGACCACGACTCGACGATGGAATATTCAATGGAAGACGATACAATCCCGTTGCAATCAGATAAACTGGATACGTACGACAGTCAAATCATTATGCAAGAGGAGTACATTGTTGAGAATCAAAACGACGATGGCGTCGAAAATGCTGATGAAAGTTTCATTGAATCCTTAATTACGGTAGCACCGACAACAGTGCCAGATGACGAGCAATCAAACGCAATTGAATACCAGTCTGGTGACGATATCGATGACACGGGATGCACGGAAGAAAAATATGAGATTGACAATGAATCGTGCGGGGAATTCGAAGAGTTTGACGAAATGGAGCAGTTCGATGTTGCATTAACTACGGATAACAGCGGTATTCCTGATCAGAACGAAAATGATTGGAAAAAAAAGCCGGTTCGATACTCAGAGGCAGCACTACTTGAAGCGTTCAATGATCTGGCTAACGGGGCAACAATTATGGACACAAGCGTTAAATACAATATCCCACGGTCCACATTGTACTgcaaaattcgttcaaatACAAAGTACTCGTATCTGTATCGGTCAATTCGTGAATCCGCAATTAAAGAAGCTACAAACGCTGTGGTTTACAGCAAATTGAGTCTTCAACAAGCAGCTACCCAGTTCGGCATTGCTAAGACAGTTTTGTGGCGAAAATTGCGACAGTCCAGCGAATACAAACCCGAAGACAGGAGTCATGCTTGCCGTGAGCAGGCTATCAAAGCGATTGAAGAAGGTGAAAAGTTGTTGAACGTATCCAAAAAATACAACATCCCAATTTCGACATTGCACCGGGACAAGATTAAGCTGCTCGAACAGGGTAAGCTGCCGAAACACTGCACAGTTGTGAAACGCGAAGTGGGACCTGAATTTAAGAAACGAATTGAAGCGGCATTGGAATCGTGCAGAAATGGAATGACACAGAAGATGGCATCGCAACTACACAATGTTCCTAAAACGACCATATGGCGATATATGAACTCGAAAACGgggaaaaactga